One Halobacterium sp. DL1 DNA window includes the following coding sequences:
- a CDS encoding potassium transporter TrkA, with the protein MVIYEADVPGVGKRFDVEVGDEERLVVIVHHDGRREIYRRDHPDADAEKLFDLSSSEARQVANVLQGADFQPLDLDEVDVPLGNAFMEWVEIPDDSPLTGETIADAKLREQTGTTVVAIQRDDETIGSPEPDTVLSTGDILVVIGSREEQRALDTLLETGSVENA; encoded by the coding sequence ATGGTCATCTACGAGGCGGACGTTCCTGGCGTCGGCAAACGGTTCGACGTGGAGGTGGGTGACGAAGAGCGCCTGGTCGTCATCGTCCACCACGACGGCAGACGCGAGATCTACCGGCGGGACCACCCGGACGCGGACGCCGAGAAGCTGTTCGACCTCTCCTCGTCGGAGGCAAGACAGGTCGCGAACGTCCTCCAGGGCGCCGACTTCCAGCCGCTGGACCTCGACGAGGTCGACGTGCCGCTGGGGAACGCCTTCATGGAGTGGGTGGAGATTCCCGACGACTCCCCGCTCACCGGCGAGACCATCGCCGACGCGAAACTCCGCGAGCAGACGGGGACGACCGTCGTGGCCATCCAGCGGGACGACGAGACGATCGGGAGTCCGGAACCCGACACCGTGCTCTCGACGGGCGACATCCTCGTCGTCATCGGTTCGCGGGAAGAGCAGCGGGCGCTCGACACGCTCCTCGAGACGGGGTCGGTCGAGAACGCCTAG
- a CDS encoding DNA-directed RNA polymerase subunit L (DNA-dependent RNA polymerase catalyzes the transcription of DNA into RNA using the four ribonucleoside triphosphates as substrates), with amino-acid sequence MDLRVIEKGDAELTIEIAGENHTFMNVLKGALLETDGVEAASYDVNPEQSGGQTEPLLTIKTDEDTDPLDALQSAANRTGDELRDFADIFEAAV; translated from the coding sequence ATGGATCTGCGGGTCATCGAGAAGGGCGACGCGGAACTCACTATCGAGATCGCCGGGGAGAACCACACGTTCATGAACGTGCTGAAGGGTGCGCTGCTGGAGACCGACGGCGTGGAGGCCGCCTCCTACGACGTCAACCCCGAGCAGTCCGGCGGGCAGACCGAGCCGCTGCTCACCATCAAGACTGACGAGGACACGGACCCGCTGGACGCGCTGCAGTCCGCGGCGAACCGTACGGGCGACGAACTACGAGACTTCGCGGACATTTTCGAGGCCGCGGTCTAG
- a CDS encoding sodium/hydrogen exchanger: MAGPLLLEIGIALLALTVVGALAQRYQQSVIPAYIGAGILVGPYVPTSFGGFSLRLVSDSEFVNTVAELGIILLLFFLGLEFSIGTLLRNRNRLAKVGAIDLVANALVGVAIAAAFGFGLTGIILVAGVVYISSSAVITKGLTEFGWLANPESEVILSTLVVEDIVIAVYLAVVSAAVVGSGPISEAAVTVVQSFAFLAVLAAVAYYGTNYVGRVFAVDSDELFVLRVLGVTVFLGAVALQIGVSEAVAAFFVGTAFNGSGLEDRIEHLLSPVRDVFAALFFFSIGLATDLLVVVDVWLFVAVAVVCTAVSKLLSGFASGRVFGLTDHRSARVGLGLVARGEFSLIIATVAATSAIPAVSQSIPAFTVGYVLVMSLVGSLSIQHGSRLSSLVQS; this comes from the coding sequence ATGGCGGGACCGCTCCTCCTGGAGATCGGTATCGCGTTGCTCGCGCTCACCGTCGTGGGCGCGCTCGCCCAGCGCTACCAGCAGTCGGTGATTCCCGCGTACATCGGGGCCGGCATCCTCGTCGGGCCCTACGTTCCGACGTCCTTCGGCGGGTTCTCGCTGCGCCTCGTCTCCGACAGCGAGTTCGTCAACACCGTCGCGGAGCTCGGCATCATCCTGTTGCTGTTCTTCCTCGGACTCGAGTTCAGCATCGGGACGCTCCTCCGGAACCGCAACAGGCTGGCGAAGGTCGGCGCGATAGACCTCGTCGCGAACGCCCTCGTCGGCGTCGCCATCGCCGCGGCGTTCGGGTTCGGGCTGACTGGAATCATCCTCGTCGCCGGCGTCGTCTACATCTCCTCGAGCGCGGTCATCACGAAGGGGCTTACGGAGTTCGGCTGGCTCGCGAACCCGGAGAGCGAGGTCATCCTCAGCACGCTCGTCGTGGAGGACATCGTCATCGCGGTGTACCTGGCGGTCGTCTCCGCGGCCGTCGTCGGGAGCGGCCCCATCAGCGAGGCAGCGGTGACCGTCGTGCAGTCGTTCGCCTTCCTGGCGGTGCTCGCCGCCGTCGCGTACTACGGGACGAACTACGTCGGGCGCGTCTTCGCCGTCGACTCCGACGAACTGTTCGTCCTCCGCGTGCTCGGCGTGACCGTCTTCCTCGGCGCCGTCGCCCTCCAGATCGGCGTCAGCGAGGCCGTCGCCGCGTTCTTCGTCGGCACCGCGTTCAACGGCTCCGGCCTTGAGGACCGCATCGAACACCTCCTCTCCCCGGTCCGGGACGTCTTCGCGGCCCTGTTCTTCTTCTCCATCGGCCTCGCGACGGACCTGCTGGTCGTCGTGGACGTCTGGCTGTTCGTCGCCGTGGCCGTGGTCTGTACGGCGGTGTCGAAGCTACTGAGCGGCTTCGCGAGCGGTCGCGTCTTCGGGCTCACCGACCACCGGTCGGCCAGGGTCGGCCTCGGTCTGGTCGCCCGCGGCGAGTTCTCCCTCATCATCGCGACGGTGGCGGCCACGAGCGCCATCCCCGCCGTCAGCCAGTCGATACCCGCGTTCACCGTCGGCTACGTGCTCGTGATGAGTCTCGTCGGCTCGCTGTCCATCCAGCACGGCTCCCGGCTCTCCTCACTGGTCCAGTCGTAG
- a CDS encoding imidazole glycerol phosphate synthase — MLTKRVVPCIDVDIDDDGNAAVYTGVNFEDLEYTGDPVEMAKRYNESGADEFVFLDITASSDGRETMLDTVSRVADEVFIPLTVGGGIRDTEDIKETLRAGADKVSINTGALERPELITEGAKAFGSQCIVISVDAKRRFDDRGEQYEQVDGESCWFECMVKGGTEGTGVDALEWVAEAEERGAGELFVNSIDADGTKEGYDLPLTGAVCDTVSTPVIASSGCGSPQHMVDAFDAGADAALAASIFHFGDYTVEETKQYLDEHGVPVRH; from the coding sequence ATGCTCACCAAGCGCGTCGTGCCCTGCATCGACGTGGACATCGACGACGACGGGAACGCCGCGGTGTACACCGGCGTCAACTTCGAGGACCTCGAGTACACCGGCGACCCGGTGGAGATGGCCAAGCGGTACAACGAGTCGGGCGCCGACGAGTTCGTCTTCCTCGACATCACGGCGAGTTCGGACGGCCGCGAGACGATGCTCGACACCGTCTCCCGGGTCGCCGACGAGGTGTTCATCCCGCTCACCGTCGGCGGCGGCATCCGCGACACCGAGGACATCAAGGAAACGCTGCGGGCGGGCGCCGACAAGGTGTCTATCAACACCGGCGCGCTCGAACGCCCGGAACTCATCACCGAGGGCGCGAAGGCGTTCGGGAGCCAGTGCATCGTCATCAGCGTCGACGCGAAGCGCCGCTTCGACGATCGCGGCGAGCAGTACGAGCAGGTGGACGGCGAGTCCTGCTGGTTCGAGTGCATGGTGAAGGGCGGCACTGAAGGGACGGGCGTCGACGCGCTGGAGTGGGTTGCGGAGGCCGAGGAGCGCGGGGCCGGCGAACTGTTCGTCAACTCCATCGACGCCGACGGGACGAAGGAGGGGTACGACCTGCCGCTGACGGGCGCCGTCTGCGACACCGTCTCGACGCCCGTCATCGCGTCCTCGGGCTGCGGGTCGCCCCAGCACATGGTCGACGCCTTCGACGCCGGCGCGGACGCTGCGCTTGCGGCGTCCATCTTCCACTTTGGCGACTACACCGTCGAGGAGACGAAGCAGTACCTCGACGAACACGGCGTCCCGGTTCGCCATTGA
- a CDS encoding mercuric reductase: MANSRTTFAVPGLESEGDVEEIEAALREREGVQLAEADAGSGEVTVRYGEELISEVEIKSVVQDLGYEVELTEEDA, translated from the coding sequence ATGGCGAATAGCCGAACGACGTTCGCCGTGCCGGGCCTGGAGTCCGAGGGCGACGTCGAGGAGATAGAGGCGGCACTGCGAGAGCGAGAAGGCGTCCAACTCGCGGAAGCTGACGCGGGCAGCGGGGAGGTGACGGTCCGCTACGGCGAGGAACTCATCTCCGAGGTGGAGATCAAGTCCGTCGTACAGGACCTGGGCTACGAGGTCGAGTTGACGGAGGAAGACGCGTAG
- a CDS encoding 2-oxoisovalerate dehydrogenase subunit beta yields the protein MVEQLRMVEAVRETLRGELERDDSVVVYGEDVARAGGVFRATEGLVDDYPDRVFDTPVAEAGIIGTGVGLAATGLRPVPEIQFQSFLYQGFHQLAQHVARIRSRTRGTITCPMTIRTPYGGGIHALELHSESFEAGFAHVPGLKVVVPSTPAETTGLLRTAVRHPDPVVFMEPTRIYRAFREEVPDDHEIPLGEARLAAEGDDVTVVAWGSMLRETLDAVEDLDASVEVVDPRTIYPLDTETIVDSVKKTGRCVVVHEAPRTGGMAGEITARVNEEAFLHLEAPVERVTGYDVPVPMFAREDDYVPDTDRIAAGIQRALDF from the coding sequence ATGGTTGAACAGCTCCGGATGGTCGAGGCCGTCCGCGAGACGCTGCGCGGGGAACTGGAACGGGACGACAGCGTCGTCGTTTATGGCGAGGACGTCGCCCGTGCGGGCGGCGTGTTCCGGGCGACGGAAGGGTTGGTCGACGATTACCCTGACCGGGTCTTCGACACGCCCGTCGCGGAGGCGGGCATCATCGGGACCGGCGTCGGCCTCGCCGCGACTGGGCTCCGACCAGTGCCCGAGATCCAGTTCCAGAGCTTCCTCTACCAGGGGTTCCACCAGCTCGCCCAGCACGTCGCCCGCATCCGCAGCCGCACCCGCGGGACTATCACCTGCCCGATGACCATCCGGACGCCGTACGGCGGCGGCATCCACGCACTCGAACTCCACTCCGAGAGCTTCGAGGCGGGGTTCGCCCACGTCCCCGGACTGAAGGTCGTTGTCCCGTCGACGCCGGCCGAGACGACCGGCCTGCTCAGGACTGCCGTCCGCCACCCCGACCCCGTCGTCTTCATGGAGCCGACCCGGATCTACCGAGCCTTCCGCGAGGAGGTGCCCGACGACCACGAGATTCCGCTCGGAGAGGCCCGCCTGGCGGCCGAAGGCGACGACGTGACGGTCGTCGCGTGGGGGTCGATGCTCCGCGAGACGCTGGACGCCGTCGAGGACCTGGACGCGAGCGTCGAGGTCGTCGACCCGCGGACCATCTACCCACTTGACACCGAGACCATCGTCGACTCGGTGAAGAAGACCGGTCGCTGCGTCGTCGTCCACGAGGCGCCCCGGACCGGCGGGATGGCCGGCGAGATAACGGCCCGCGTCAACGAGGAGGCGTTCCTCCACCTCGAAGCGCCCGTCGAGCGGGTCACCGGCTACGACGTGCCGGTGCCGATGTTCGCTCGCGAGGACGACTACGTCCCGGACACCGACCGCATCGCCGCCGGCATCCAGCGCGCACTCGACTTCTAG
- a CDS encoding asparagine synthase, with protein sequence MRGAATETVAAALESGDPLPGTGGFAGELPDGRLVRDVLGRELCYYDGVEWSHDPDELPRSTLLPAGHVRESGETRRVWTLPDVPANDERPVERVRDAIDSVLDDVDTDGLAVAFSGGVDSALVAAQLDAPLYVVGFEGSADVEAARDSAAAMGCEGDLRVHEVSLSDIEDAVPDVSRVIGRTNAMDVQIALPLYLVARRAAADGYDRLALGQGADELFGGYAKVAKAPEDPRVEADTVRGARREVLETLPNQLERDIRALRAAGVEPVTPLLHDHVVRAALTLSEEWLVSGGVRKRALREAAREWLPDPVADREKKAVQYGSLVAREVDRLARQAGFKRRMDDHVTKYVESRR encoded by the coding sequence ATGCGCGGGGCGGCCACCGAAACGGTCGCCGCGGCGCTCGAATCCGGCGACCCCCTCCCAGGGACTGGTGGCTTCGCCGGCGAACTCCCGGACGGCCGACTGGTCCGCGACGTGCTCGGACGCGAACTCTGTTACTACGACGGGGTGGAGTGGAGCCACGACCCCGACGAACTGCCGAGGTCGACGCTACTCCCCGCTGGCCACGTCCGTGAATCGGGGGAGACACGCCGGGTCTGGACGCTCCCGGACGTACCAGCGAACGACGAACGACCGGTCGAGCGGGTGCGCGACGCCATCGACAGCGTGCTCGACGACGTCGACACCGACGGTCTAGCGGTCGCGTTCTCCGGCGGCGTCGACTCCGCGCTAGTCGCAGCGCAGCTCGACGCCCCACTGTACGTCGTCGGCTTCGAGGGCAGCGCGGACGTCGAGGCCGCACGGGACTCCGCCGCCGCGATGGGGTGCGAGGGCGACCTGCGCGTCCACGAGGTCAGCCTATCGGACATCGAGGACGCTGTGCCGGACGTGTCACGGGTAATCGGGCGGACGAACGCGATGGACGTCCAGATAGCGCTCCCGCTATACCTTGTCGCGCGGCGGGCCGCCGCGGACGGCTACGACCGCCTCGCGCTCGGACAGGGCGCCGACGAACTGTTCGGCGGCTACGCGAAGGTGGCGAAGGCACCAGAGGACCCGCGGGTCGAGGCCGACACCGTCCGCGGCGCGCGCCGGGAGGTCCTGGAGACACTGCCGAACCAGCTAGAGCGCGACATCCGTGCGCTGCGGGCCGCCGGCGTCGAACCCGTGACGCCGCTGCTCCACGACCACGTGGTGCGCGCGGCGCTGACGCTGTCCGAAGAGTGGCTGGTCTCGGGCGGCGTGCGGAAGCGCGCGCTCCGCGAGGCCGCACGGGAGTGGCTCCCCGACCCGGTCGCGGACCGCGAGAAGAAGGCCGTGCAGTACGGGAGTCTGGTCGCCCGCGAGGTCGACCGTCTGGCCCGGCAGGCCGGCTTCAAGCGCCGGATGGACGACCACGTGACGAAGTACGTCGAGAGTCGCCGCTAA
- a CDS encoding pyruvate dehydrogenase E1 subunit alpha has translation MPREEIAQFTIDSVQVLSEDETVDEELVPSLSDDELLELYEEMKRSRRLDERAIALQRRGEIGTYAPAIGQEAAQVGSAFAMAEEDWLVPSFREGPALLAHGVEPHQLLWYAMGMEEGAEIPGGEGALPPSIPVGTQPLHAVGVGWGESLQGRSNVAVTYFGDGATSEGDVYEALNFAGVYDAQTVFVCQNNRYAISTRLADQTAAETLAQKAIAAGIEGIRVDGNDVLGVYRVAKEAIEKARDGEPVLIEALTYRRSMHTTSDDPSVYRESEEEDEWAARDPIVRFQVYLRNRGILDDETVAEIDERIETELAAEIEKAREGEADVDPADMFRHVYEEMPASLERQMATFESAGLPGGETDG, from the coding sequence ATGCCACGCGAGGAGATCGCTCAGTTCACCATCGACTCGGTACAGGTGCTCTCGGAGGACGAGACCGTCGACGAGGAACTCGTCCCCTCGCTGTCCGACGACGAACTGCTAGAACTGTACGAGGAGATGAAGCGCTCGCGTCGCCTCGACGAGCGGGCCATCGCGTTGCAGCGGCGCGGGGAGATCGGCACGTACGCGCCGGCCATCGGCCAGGAGGCCGCCCAGGTCGGGAGCGCGTTCGCGATGGCCGAAGAGGACTGGCTCGTGCCCTCGTTCCGCGAGGGGCCAGCGCTCCTCGCACACGGTGTCGAACCGCATCAGTTGCTCTGGTACGCGATGGGGATGGAGGAGGGCGCCGAGATTCCCGGCGGCGAGGGCGCGCTCCCACCGTCGATTCCAGTCGGCACCCAGCCGCTCCACGCCGTCGGCGTCGGCTGGGGGGAGTCACTCCAGGGACGCTCGAACGTCGCGGTCACCTACTTCGGGGACGGCGCGACCAGCGAGGGCGACGTCTACGAGGCGCTCAACTTCGCGGGCGTCTACGACGCCCAGACCGTCTTCGTCTGTCAGAACAACCGCTACGCTATCTCGACGCGCCTCGCCGACCAGACCGCCGCCGAGACGCTCGCACAGAAGGCCATCGCGGCGGGTATCGAGGGCATCCGCGTCGACGGCAACGACGTCCTCGGCGTCTACCGCGTGGCGAAGGAGGCCATCGAGAAGGCGAGAGACGGCGAACCGGTGCTGATAGAGGCGCTCACCTACCGGCGCTCGATGCACACGACGTCCGACGACCCCTCCGTCTACCGGGAGTCGGAGGAGGAGGACGAGTGGGCAGCCAGGGACCCAATCGTCCGCTTCCAGGTGTACCTCCGGAACCGGGGGATTCTCGACGACGAGACGGTGGCGGAGATCGACGAGCGCATCGAGACCGAACTCGCTGCGGAGATTGAGAAGGCCAGGGAGGGCGAGGCAGACGTCGACCCGGCGGACATGTTCCGGCACGTGTACGAGGAGATGCCGGCGTCCCTGGAGCGACAGATGGCCACGTTCGAGTCGGCCGGCCTGCCCGGCGGTGAGACGGATGGTTGA
- a CDS encoding phosphoesterase, with translation MLSVELHTHSELSHDGRDPVEMLLEQAQAVGLDALAVTDHDEITASLRAADLAPKYDLVGIPGMEVTSADGHVLAIGVHDAVPSGLPFVETLDEIRDRGGIAVVPHPFQSSRSGVAANITRDELASADAIEVYNSRLLTGRANRQAEAFALNRNLPMTAGSDAHIAEMVGQAVTRVGADDHSLSAILDAIRRGETSVEGKRTPWYISFRQAAGGAKRRVRNRFSEFF, from the coding sequence GTGCTGTCCGTCGAGCTGCACACCCACTCCGAGCTCTCCCACGACGGCCGGGACCCCGTCGAGATGCTGCTGGAGCAGGCCCAGGCGGTGGGTCTGGACGCGCTCGCGGTCACGGACCACGACGAGATAACGGCGAGCCTGCGCGCCGCGGACCTGGCGCCGAAGTACGACCTCGTCGGCATCCCCGGGATGGAGGTGACCAGCGCCGACGGCCACGTGCTGGCCATCGGCGTCCACGATGCGGTGCCCTCGGGGCTCCCGTTCGTAGAGACCCTCGACGAGATACGGGACCGCGGCGGCATCGCCGTCGTGCCACACCCGTTCCAGTCTTCACGGAGTGGCGTCGCGGCCAACATCACGCGGGACGAACTCGCGTCGGCGGACGCAATCGAGGTGTACAACTCGCGGCTACTCACCGGGCGGGCGAACCGCCAGGCCGAGGCGTTCGCGCTCAACCGGAACCTCCCGATGACAGCGGGCAGCGACGCCCACATCGCGGAGATGGTGGGGCAGGCCGTCACTCGGGTGGGCGCAGACGACCACTCGCTGTCCGCGATTCTGGACGCGATTCGCCGCGGCGAGACGAGCGTGGAGGGCAAGCGCACGCCGTGGTACATCAGCTTCCGGCAGGCCGCCGGCGGCGCGAAACGCCGCGTGCGCAACCGTTTCTCGGAGTTCTTCTGA
- a CDS encoding NUDIX hydrolase, whose protein sequence is METTRHFTATVYVVNDGATALHEHDRLGIRIPPGGHVDRDELPHEAGVREVREETGLEATILGDAPDVPAPDGRALPSPRYQMLYDIDVHEDGRVAHQHIDHLYFAIVPSRDIDPASGEEPPGAWEWYTPADLRGSDLDADTVQLGLEAIEAACDG, encoded by the coding sequence ATGGAGACGACTCGCCACTTCACCGCGACCGTCTACGTCGTCAACGACGGCGCGACCGCCCTCCACGAACACGACCGACTCGGCATTCGCATCCCGCCCGGCGGCCACGTCGACCGCGACGAACTTCCCCACGAGGCCGGCGTCCGCGAGGTCCGCGAGGAGACCGGCCTCGAAGCGACGATTCTCGGCGACGCGCCCGACGTCCCCGCGCCGGACGGTCGAGCGCTCCCCAGCCCCCGCTACCAGATGCTGTACGACATCGACGTCCATGAGGACGGGCGGGTCGCCCACCAGCACATCGACCACCTCTACTTCGCCATCGTCCCGTCGCGGGACATCGACCCCGCGTCGGGCGAGGAACCTCCTGGTGCGTGGGAGTGGTACACGCCCGCGGACCTCCGTGGGAGCGACCTCGACGCCGACACCGTCCAGCTCGGCCTGGAGGCCATCGAGGCCGCCTGCGACGGTTAG
- a CDS encoding phosphoribosylformylglycinamidine synthase, whose product MPLADSDRRLVEAELGRDPTPAEVALFENLWSEHCAYRSSRPLLSAFDSESEDVVVGPGDDAAVVSVTDDLYLTFGVESHNHPSYVDPYDGAATGVGGIVRDTLSMGAYPIALADSLYFGGFDREHSRYLLEGVVEGISDYGNAIGVPTVAGSTQFHDGYEGNPLVNVACVGLLHADRLVTAAAKEPGNKLVLVGNGTGRDGLGGASFASEDLAEDAETEDRPAVQVGDPYTEKLLIEANETLLDRDLVVAARDLGAAGLGGASSEMVAQGDLGARIDLNAVHQREPNMNALEILLAESQERMCYEVRPDDVDAVREVAERYDLGCSVIGDVTEGNYVCEFGGETVVDAPAEFLADGAPMNDLAREDPPVPETDLPEVPLGEAFDAVLGSPNTASKRWVYRQYDHEVGNRTLRRPGEDGALLALHEAEEETAVALSAGANPNWTDTDPYRGAYATAVENATNLAAAGARPLAAVDCLNGGNPEKPAVYGGFAAAVDGLADGCRDLSVPVVGGNVSLYNDSVAGPVPPTPTLAMLGVREGYDAPGSAVSGDGELVLVGGHDDTLGGSEYLAQFDGSDTFPDVDDAGVAAVRRAATHDATLAVHDVSDGGLAVTLAEMVTGDAGVDADVPSIDALFSEAPGRAVVETTDADALADEVAVPVVSLGTATEDGGLSLSVGDAGVEYDFEEIVAARDVLARELD is encoded by the coding sequence ATGCCACTCGCCGACTCGGACCGCCGTCTGGTCGAAGCCGAACTCGGCCGCGACCCCACGCCCGCGGAGGTCGCGCTCTTCGAGAACCTCTGGAGCGAACACTGCGCGTACCGCTCCTCGCGCCCGCTGCTGTCTGCCTTCGACAGCGAGAGCGAGGACGTCGTCGTCGGCCCCGGAGACGACGCCGCGGTCGTCTCGGTGACCGACGACCTCTATCTCACGTTCGGCGTCGAGAGCCACAACCACCCCTCCTACGTCGACCCGTACGACGGCGCTGCGACCGGCGTCGGCGGCATCGTCCGGGACACGCTTTCGATGGGCGCCTACCCCATCGCGCTCGCGGACAGCCTCTACTTCGGGGGCTTCGACCGCGAGCACTCCCGCTACCTCCTGGAGGGCGTCGTGGAGGGAATCAGCGACTACGGCAACGCCATCGGCGTGCCGACGGTCGCCGGCTCCACGCAGTTCCACGACGGCTACGAGGGGAACCCGCTGGTCAACGTCGCCTGCGTCGGGCTGCTCCACGCCGACCGCCTCGTCACGGCCGCGGCCAAGGAACCGGGGAACAAACTCGTGCTCGTCGGCAACGGGACGGGACGCGACGGCCTCGGCGGCGCGAGTTTCGCCAGCGAGGACCTCGCGGAGGACGCCGAGACGGAGGACCGGCCCGCTGTCCAGGTCGGCGACCCGTACACGGAGAAACTCCTCATCGAAGCCAACGAGACGCTACTCGACCGCGACCTCGTCGTCGCCGCCCGCGACCTGGGCGCGGCGGGCCTCGGCGGCGCGTCCTCCGAGATGGTCGCCCAGGGCGACCTCGGCGCGCGCATCGACCTGAACGCCGTCCACCAGCGCGAACCGAACATGAACGCCCTCGAGATCCTCCTCGCGGAGTCCCAGGAGCGCATGTGCTACGAGGTCCGCCCGGATGACGTCGACGCCGTCCGCGAGGTCGCCGAACGCTACGACCTCGGCTGCTCGGTCATCGGCGACGTGACTGAGGGGAACTACGTCTGTGAGTTCGGCGGGGAGACAGTCGTCGACGCGCCCGCCGAGTTCCTCGCCGACGGCGCGCCGATGAACGACCTCGCTCGCGAGGACCCGCCGGTACCCGAGACCGACCTCCCGGAGGTCCCGCTCGGCGAGGCGTTCGACGCCGTGCTCGGGAGTCCGAACACCGCGAGCAAGCGCTGGGTGTACCGCCAGTACGACCACGAGGTCGGCAACCGGACGCTCCGGCGACCCGGCGAGGACGGCGCGCTGCTCGCGCTCCACGAAGCTGAGGAAGAGACCGCCGTCGCGCTCTCCGCGGGCGCGAACCCGAACTGGACCGACACGGACCCGTACCGTGGTGCGTACGCAACCGCCGTCGAGAACGCGACAAACCTCGCCGCGGCGGGCGCGCGACCGCTCGCAGCGGTCGACTGCCTGAACGGCGGCAACCCGGAGAAGCCCGCCGTCTACGGCGGCTTCGCGGCCGCAGTGGACGGCCTCGCGGACGGCTGCCGCGACCTCTCGGTCCCCGTCGTCGGCGGCAACGTCAGCCTCTACAACGACTCCGTCGCTGGTCCCGTGCCGCCGACGCCGACGCTCGCGATGCTCGGCGTCCGCGAGGGCTACGACGCGCCTGGGAGCGCGGTCAGCGGCGACGGCGAACTCGTCCTCGTCGGCGGCCACGACGACACGCTCGGTGGCTCCGAGTACCTCGCGCAGTTCGACGGCAGCGACACGTTCCCCGACGTCGACGACGCGGGAGTCGCGGCGGTCCGCAGGGCAGCTACCCACGACGCCACGCTCGCCGTCCACGACGTGAGCGACGGCGGCCTCGCGGTCACGCTCGCGGAGATGGTGACCGGGGACGCTGGCGTCGATGCAGACGTCCCGAGCATCGACGCGCTGTTCTCGGAGGCGCCCGGCCGGGCCGTCGTGGAGACGACGGACGCCGACGCGCTCGCGGACGAGGTCGCGGTGCCGGTCGTCTCACTCGGAACGGCGACCGAAGACGGAGGGCTGTCGCTGTCCGTCGGCGACGCTGGCGTCGAGTACGACTTCGAGGAGATCGTGGCTGCTCGTGACGTGCTCGCCCGCGAACTGGACTAG